The sequence GTCGCCGGGGCCGGTACGGGCGTCGTGGAGGCCGACCGGCTGCTCGGCGCCGATCGCATCCGCACGGGTGACACGGTGATCGCCATGGCGTCCTCCGGGCTTCACTCGAACGGGTACTCCCTGGTCCGCCACGTCCTGCTGGACCGCGCCGGGCTGGCCCTGGAGTCGGAGATCGCGGAGCTGGGCCGCAGCCTCGGCGAGGAACTGCTGGAGCCGACGAAGATCTACTCACTGGACTGCCTGGCGCTCACCCGCACCGCCGAGGTGCACGCGTTCAGCCACATCACCGGCGGCGGTCTCGCGGCGAACCTGGCCCGGGTGATCCCGGACGGCCTGCACGCGGTCGTCGACCGCTCCACCTGGACCCCGGGCGCGATCTTCGACCTGGTCGGCAAGACCGGCAGCGTCGAGCGCCTGGAGCTGGAGAAGACCCTCAACATGGGCGTCGGCATGATGGCGATCGTCCCGCAGGAGTCGGCCGAGGTGGCCCTCACGACCCTGGCCGACCGCGGGGTCGACGCCTGGGTGGCCGGCGAGATCACCGAGCGCGGCGACAAGACGACGGGCGCCGAACTGATCGGTGACTACGCGTAAGGCCGGGACGCGGGGCCCCGGCCCCGCGACGGCAGCACAAAACCCGGTCCGGTGCCAAGGCCCCGGACCGGGAAAGCGCAATAAAGCCCGCTGCAAGCGTTACGCGCCGCGACGGTGCTGCTGAGGACCGTCGTCCTCGTCGTCGTCGTCCTCATAGAGGTCGGCGTACCGTGCATACAGGTCGTCGTCGTGCTCATCGTCCTCGAATCGGTCGCCGTTCGGCGACTGGTTCGACGTCGATGCGCCCAGCTCCTCGGCCAGGCGTGAGAGGTCCGTCCCACCGCTGTTGTACTTCAGCTGGCGGGCGACCTTCGTCTGCTTGGCCTTGGCCCGGCCGCGCCCCATGGCTCGACCCCCTCAACGACGGGGCTCGACGGCCCCAGAGTCTGACACGCGTTCATGATCTGGAACGGACTCTCCATGGAGAGGCCGGTCCGTAGGGCTTCCACGGTACCTGAGCCCGCGCCCATACGGTACGTCGCCCGCAGCACGCGCGTGTGCCCAGGACCTTCGAGGCGCCCTGTCCTCGCTGGTCAGTGGCGATTTTAACCACTTATCGGGGAACGACCCGCCGGGGGAAGTGAGAGTTCTCTCGAAGTTCCCGCCGACGGGTACCGCTCATATGTGCGAACGACCTAGCGCGCGGCGCTGTTCGCGCGGGCGTCGGCCATCCGCTGTTCGGCGATCCGGTCGGCCGCGGCGGCCGGCGGGATCCCGTCTTCCTTCGCACGTGCGAATATGGCCAGCGTGGTGTCGAAGATCTCCGACGCCTTCGCCTTGCACCGGTCGAAGTCGAACCCGTGCAGCTCGTCGGCCACCTGGATGACCCCGCCGGCGTTCACCACGTAGTCCGGCGCGTAGAGGATCCCGCGGTCGGCGAGGTCCTTCTCCACACCCGGGTGGGCGAGCTGGTTGTTGGCCGCGCCGCACACCACCTTGGCGGTGATCAGCGGGACGGTGAGGTCGTTCAGCGCGCCGCCGAGGGCGCAGGGGGCGTAGATGTCCAGGCCCTCCACGCGGATCAGCTCCTCGGTGCCGGCCACGGCCGTCACGCCCTCCGGGTACTGGTCGAGGATCCGCCGCACGGCGTCCGGGCGCACGTCGGTGATCACGACCTCGGCGCCCTCCTCGCGCAGATGCCGCACCAGCTGGTGACCGACCTTGCCGACACCGGCGATGCCGACCTTGCGGCCGCGCAGCGAGGGGTCGCCCCACAGGTGCTGGGCGGAGGCGCGCATGCCTTGGTAGACACCGAAGGAGGTGAGCACCGAGGAGTCGCCGGCCCCGCCGTTCTCCGGGGAGCGGCCGGTGGTCCAGCGGCACTCGCGGGCCACGACGTCCATGTCGGTGACGTAGGTGCCGACATCGCAGGCGGTGACGTAGCGACCGCCGAGGGAGGCGACCATCCGCCCGTAGGCGAGCAGCAGCTCCTCGGTCTTGTCGCGCTCGGGGTCGCCGATGATCACGGCCTTGCCGCCGCCGTGGCCGAGACCGGCCATGGCGTTCTTGTACGACATCCCGCGCGCGAGGTTGAGGGCGTCGGCGACGGCCTCGGCCTCGGTCGCGTACGGGTAGAAGCGCGTGCCGCCGAGGGCGGGGCCGAGGGCGGAGGAGTGGATGGCGATCACGGCCTTGAGGCCGCTGGCGCGGTCCTGGCAGAGCACGACCTGCTCATGACCGCCCTGGTCCGAGTGGAACAGGGTGTGCAGCACATCGGCAGGCGCGCCGGTTACGTCGGTCACTGTGGTGACTCCTGTGTACTAGCGGCGAGTGGGGTCGGTCCCCGTACGGGTGGCGGGGAGTCGTGGCATGAGCGTAGAGCCTCGGCCCCGTCACCATCCGCTCAGTGTTCAGGATCACTCGCACGGAGCCCTGGCGCACGCATGACCGTGGCACGATTTGCAGTGGTTTCGAGCCGGGCCCGATGGGGAGGGAGCAGGCGTGCCCAAGGTGTCCTCCGTGGTCGTCCCCTATGCCGCCTACCTGCGTGTGTACGAGCCGCTGGGCGCCTTCCCGGAGCCCGAGCGCGACCACTGGGCGCGCTACGCCCGCCGCTCCGACCGCCCCTCCTACCAGGACGAACTGCGCCGATCGCTGGCCGACTTGGTGGCCGTCCCGCCGATCGCGGTGCCGGTGCACGAGAGCGGGGACGCCTTCGTGCTGGAGGTCGACGGGGTCGTCTGCGTCTGCCCGTGGCGGACCCGGCTGCGCGGCTGGCAGGCCCTGGACGGGCTCGCGGAGGAGCTGCCCCCGCCGGTGCTGGACGCGGTGCTGCCGCCGGTGGTGCGCCGGCAGGCGGCCCTGGACTACGAGCGCTGGCTCGCCCGCAACCCCGATGCCCGCCCGTGGATCCGCACGGCGACCTGGCAGGTGCCGCTGAACTGGTTCGTGCTGGTCGCGGACGACGAGCGGCGGTACGACAAGGGCACCGCCGACGTGCCGCCGGTGCTGCGCTACCGCACTCCGATGGTGCAGGCACGGCGCCGGGTCGCGCGGGCGCTGCGCACGCTGCGGGACACCGTGGAGGAGGGCCCGCTGGTCGAGGGGGTGGTGGACGTGGGCCGCTGGCTGGAGGAGTTCCATCCGCGCTCGCTGGTGGAGCTGGACTACGGCGGGCTGGTGCACGTGCTGCCGGCGGGCGAGCTGGAGGGCGACCACTCGGCGGCGGACGTGGCGGCCGGTATCGAGGCGCTGCGCCGGGGCGACGGCACGGCCGCCGGAGAGGCGTACGGGCGGCTGGTGGAGCGCTGGCGGGCGGTCCGGGACCGGCGCTCCGCGAACTGAGTGACGTGCGTCACGGTCAAAGGGGCACCGGAGGACGTACGTTCTACCTCGCTTGACCACCTGACGGGACGTTGGACTCGATCTGGACTTTTGTCCCAAGGGTGATGGACAGCACTTACAAGGCCCTTGCCCTGGAAGCCACCCCTCGTGCCAAAATAGGACAAGGAGTCCGGGGAGGGCTCCCTCCGTCCAACTATGCTCCACTGTGGCCGGAATCTCAGCATTGCACGCTTTGGGGGGTCCGGTGACTCCTGAACGCCACTGTGACTGATCGTCACAGTGGCGTGACTGTCCGCTATGGCATGGTCCATCGGCTTCCGTCGCTGATGAACACCTGGGAGGGCAATTCCATCGGTTTGGCCGACGCGGCTGGACAGATGGTGTAGTTGTAGTGCCGAGGACAAGCCGTTCGTCCTATAACCGACTCGACTCGCGTCCGCCATTTCGGGCAACGCGGGTCAAGGTGCAGAATTTAGAGGAAAGAACCGAGAAGGTTCGGTTCTCCCGAGGAGGCCGCTCATGACCGCTCGCACCCCTGATGCCGAGCCGCTGCTGACCCCCGCTGAGGTCGCCACCATGTTCCGCGTCGACCCCAAGACGGTCACGCGGTGGGCGAAGGCCGGCAAGCTCACGTCCATCCGCACGCTCGGTGGGCACCGCCGCTACCGCGAGGCGGAGGTCCGGGCGTTGCTGGCGGGCATCCCGCAGCAGCGCAGCGAGGCCTGAACACCGCGTAACCGGGCAAGACGGACGGTCCCCCAACCGTCCGAGGCGCCCGAAACCTTGGCTCCACACGACGCGGGACCTGCCCCAACAGGTCCCATGCCCAAGCCGAAGAGAACGTCATAGGCACACAGCACAGGGTGCGTCGTCGATCGCGCTGGACTCCGCCGGGTCCAGCGCGATCTTTTTTGTGCGCGGAGCGCGAGCGGGAACGGGCGCTGTGAGCGTCCTTGTCGGAGTCTGGGGAGGCCTGTCGGAACGGCCGGGTGCGACCCCGGGTCATAGTGCAATTGCACATATTAAATTGACCCGTTGTAGGCAGGGGGTAAGTTCCCCCGTTTCCCCAACTCGTGCGGTGACTCCCGTCACACGACAAGCCGCTTGCCGCTCGCGGCACGCATGGGTTAAAGAGCCGCGCCGACTCCAGGGGCCCATGCACGCAAGGGTGTTGGGCCCGACGGGGTCACGCGCGCCGGCGGCCGTCGCCCTCGGCGGCCTCCTGCTCGCCTGCCTGGCCCCGCGGGCCGGCGGCCATCGCCAGCCGCAGCAGGTGGTGGCAGACGGGACAGTGGCGGGTGAGATGCCGGTAGGACGTGGCAGCCGCCAGATGGGCCCTCAGAAGCGCCCGCGTCTCGTGCCTGACCGACGTCGTCATACGCCACCTCCGGGGGCCGCACAGGAGGAACGGGCCCTGCTCCCTGGGTACCGGTGGAAAGAGGTGCCGTCAAGGCCGCACGCCGCCGCCGGAAGAGTGAAGAGCCGTTCGGCGCAGGGCACTTGAAGGCGGGTGCAGGCATGAGAAAGGCCCGCGTCCCTTGCGGGACGCGGGCCTCGACTCGATGCGGTCCTGACGGGATTTGAACCCGCGGCCTCCACCTTGACAGGGTGGCGAGCACTCCAAACTGCTCCACAGGACCTTGCTCGCGGCGCTTGTTCGTGCGTTGCGCTGCGAGAAGGACTGTACAGGAGGGTGAGGGTCCCGGTCGAACTCACCCTCCGTGCCCGGTCGGCTACGGCACTGCCGCGTCGATCGCCTTCACGATCCGCTTGTCCGACACCGGGTACGCCGTGCCCAGCGCGTGGGCGAAATAGCTGACCCGCAGCTCCTCGATCATCCAGCGGATGTCCAGCACCTGCTGCGGCACCGGCCGGCCCTGGGGCAACTGCTCCAGCAGCCAGGCGTACTCGTCCTGCATCTCGTGGACCTTCTCCATGCGCGTGGTGTCCCGCTGCACGTTGGCCGGCATCTGCTGCAGGCGCCGGTCGGCGGCCACCAGATAGCGCATCAGGTCGGGCAGGCGGCGTATCCCCGCCCAGGTGACGAAGCCGGGCTTCACGAGGGCGTCCAGCTGCTTGCGGACGTCCGTCAGGTTGGCGAGCAGGGCGGGGCTGCGTACGGCCTTCAGGCGCCGTTCACAGGCCTGCCAGGCGGCCAGCACCTGCTGCACCTGGGCGACCGTGCGGACCGTGGTGTCCACGATCTCCGCGCGCACCTTGTCGTACAGCTTCCGGTACGACTCCTCGTCCCACGCCGGACCGCCGAAGTCCGCGATCAGCTTGTCCGCCGCCGCCATCGCGCAGTCGTCGAACAGGGCCTGGATGGAGCCGTGCGGATTCGCGGACAGGGCCAGCTTCTGCTGGTTCGTCAGCTTCTCGGACGCGAACTTCGCCGGGTTGACCGGGATGTTGCGCAGGATCAGCCGGCGGGTGCCCTTCCACATGGCCTCCGCCTGCTCCGCCTCGGTGTCGAAGAGCCGGACCGAGACCGTGTCGCCGTCGTCCACCAGCGCCGGGTACGCCCGCACCGGCTGCCCGGCCCGGCGCGTCTCGAAGACCCGGGTCAGCGCGCCGATGGTCCAGTCGGTGAGGCCCTTGCGCTCCAGGGACTCGCCGCCCTCGCGGGACGCGGTCGCCGCGGCGGCCTGGGACAGGGCCTTGCGCGCCTTCGGCTTCAGCCGGAGCTTCAGCGCCTCGAGGTCCTTGTCCTCGGCGAGCTTGCGGCGCCGCTCGTCGACGATCCGGAAGGTGATCTTCAGGTGGTCGGGGAGCTTCGTCCAGTCGAAGTCGTCCGCCTCGAAGGGCACGCCGACCATGCGCTTCAGCTCGCGGGCCATGGTGACGGTCAGCGGCTCCTGGAGGGGCACCGCCTTGTCCAGGAACGCCCTGGCGTAGTTCGGCGCCGGGACGTAGTTGCGGCGGATCGGCTTGGGCAGCGAGCGGATCAGCTCCGTCACCACCTCCTCGCGCAGGCCCGGGATCTGCCAGTCAAAGCCCTCGTCCGTGACCTGGTTGAGCACCTGGAGCGGGATGTGCACCGTCACGCCGTCGGCGTCCGCGCCGGGCTCGAACTGGTAGGTGACCCGGAACTTCAGGTTGCCCTGGCGCCAGGTGTCCGGGTAGTCGGACTTGGTGACCGCCTCCGCGGACTCCCGGATGAGCATCTCCCGCTCGAAGTCCAGGAAGTCGGGCTGCTCGTGCCGCTTGTGCTTCCACCAGGAGTCGAAGTGGGCGCCGGAGACGACGTGTTCGGGCACCCGCTGGTCGTAGAAGTCGAACAGCGTCTCGTCGTCCACGACGATGTCCCGCCGCCGGGCGCGGTGCTCCAGCTCCTCGACCTCGCTGAGCAGCCTGCGGTTGTCGGCGAAGAACTTGTGGTGCGTGCGCCAGTCGCCCTCCACCAGCGCGTTGCGGATGAACAGCTCGCGGGAGACCGCGGGGTCGATCCGGCCGTAGTTCACCTTGCGCTGGGCGACGATCGGGACGCCGTACAGCGTGACCTTCTCGTACGCCATCACGGCCGCCTGGTCCTTCTCCCAGTGCGGTTCGCTGTACGTGCGCTTCAGCAGGTGTCCGGCCAGCGGTTCGACCCACTCGGGCTCGATCCTGGCGTTGACCCGGGCCCAGAGCCTGGACGTCTCCACCAGCTCGGCCGACATCAGGAACCGGGGCTGCTTCTTGAACAGCGCCGAGCCCGGGAAGATGGCGAACTTGGCGCTGCGGGCGCCCAGGTACTCGTTCTTGTTGCCGTCCTTGACGTCCTTCATCCCGATGTGGGAGAGCAGGCCGGCGAGGAGGGAGACATGGACGCGGTCGGCCGGTGCGTCCTCCTCGGCGAGGTGGATGCCCATCTGCTTGGCGACCGTGCGCAGCTGGGTGTAGATGTCCTGCCATTCGCGGATGCGCAGGAAGTTCAGGTACTCCTGCTTGCACATCCGGCGGAAGGACGACGAACCCCGCTCCTTCTGCTGCTCGCGGATGTACCGCCACAGGTTCAGATAGGCCAGGAAGTCGCTGGTCTCGTCCTTGAAGCGGGCGTGCTGCTGGTCGGCCTGGGCCTGCTTGTCGGCCGGGCGTTCGCGCGGGTCCTGGATGGACAGCGCGGCGGCGATGACCATGACCTCGCGGGCACAGCCGTTCTTGTCGGCCTCCAGGACCATCCGGGCCAGCCGCGGGTCGACCGGCAGCTGGGCCAGCTTGCGGCCGGTGTCCGTGAGCCGCTTGCGGGGGTCCTTCCGGTCCGGGTCCAGCGCGCCCAGCTCCTGGAGCAGCTGCACGCCGTCGCGGATGTTGCGGTGGTCCGGCGGGTCGATGAAGGGGAACTTCTCGATGTCGCCGAGGCCGGCCGCGGTCATCTGCAGGATGACGGAGGCGAGGTTCGTCCGCAGGATCTCCGCGTCCGTGAACTCCGGGCGGGCGAGGAAGTCCTCCTCGGAGTACAGGCGGATGCAGATGCCGTCGGAGGTACGGCCGCAGCGGCCCTTGCGCTGGTTGGCGCTGGCCTGGGAGACCGGCTCGATGGGCAGTCGCTGGACCTTGGTGCGGTGGCTGTAGCGGCTGATCCGGGCGAAGCCGGGGTCGATGACGTACTTGATGCCCGGGACGGTCAGGGAGGTCTCGGCGACGTTGGTGGCCAGAACGATCCTGCGCCCGGTGTGCTGCTGGAAGACGCGGTGCTGCTCGGCGTGCGAGAGCCGGGCGTAGAGGGGGAGCACCTCCGTGGATCTGTACTTCTTCTTCTCCAGCGCGTCCGCGGTGTCCCGGATCTCCCGCTCGCCGGAGAGGAAGACGAGGATGTCGCCCGGCCCCTCGGCCATCAGTTCCTCGACGGCGTCGGTGATGGCGGTGATCTGGTCGCGGTCGGCGTCGTCGGAGTCCTCCTCCAGGAGGGGCCGGTAGCGCACCTCCACGGGATACGTCCGCCCGCTCACCTCGATGATCGGGGCGTCGCCGAAGTGCCGGGAGAAGCGCTCGGGGTCGATGGTCGCCGAGGTGATGACGACCTTCAGGTCCGGGCGCTTGGGCAGCAGCTGGGCCAGGTAGCCCAGCAGGAAGTCGATGTTCAGGGACCGCTCGTGGGCCTCGTCGATGATGATCGTGTCGTAGGCGCGCAGCTCGCGGTCGGTCTGGATCTCGGCGAGCAGGATGCCGTCCGTCATCAGCTTGACGAAGGTGGCCTCCGGGTCGACCTGGTCGGTGAAGCGGACCTTCCAGCCGACGGCCTCGCCGAGCGGGGTCCTCAGCTCCTCCGCGACCCGCTCCGCGACGGTCCGGGCGGCGATCCGGCGCGGCTGGGTGTGCCCGATCATGCCGCGCACGCCCCGGCCCAGCTCCATGCAGATCTTGGGGATCTGCGTGGTCTTGCCGGAGCCGGTCTCACCGGCCACGATGACGACCTGGTGCTCGCGGATGGCGTCCGCGATCGCGTCCTTCTTCTGGCTGACCGGCAGCTGCTCGGGGTAGGTGACGGCCGGCACGCGGGAGCGGCGCTCGGCCATCCGGTCCGCGGCGCGGTCGATCTCGGTCTCGATCTCGGCGAGCACGGCGGCGCGGGCCTCCGGCTTGCGGATCTTGCGCGCGCCCTCCAGCCGCCGGCCGATCCGGTGCGCGTCGCGCAGCGTCAGCTCGGTCAGGCGGGGGGCGAGGGTGCCGAGGGCGGGGGCGGGATGCGTAGACATACGCGATCCAGGATCTCACCTAGGGCGAAAAACACGCGAACGATTTGACCGCGGGCGGCCCGGCGCCCGCGGTCACCGACGGGCACCCCTCACGACGAGATGCCAAAGTAACCGTTATGCCCGATATGCAACGCTGGGCGGCGTTCAAGGCATCCCCCTTCCTGCCCGCCACGGTCCTCGTCCTCATCCTCGCCGCCGCGGCCGGTCTCTTCGCCGGCTCGTACACGTACGCCATGGCCAACCCGACCCCGCACGGCATTCCGACGGCGGTCACCGGCCACTACGACGAGCCGGCCGCCCGGCGCTTCATCGACGGCATGGAGGAGGCGCTGGACGCCTCGATGCGGCTGCGCCCCTACGGCAGCCGTCAGGACGCGGTACGGGCCGTGGACGAGCAGAGGGTGTTCGCGGTGCTCGACGCGCCCGCCGGCGGCCGGACGATCTCCCTGGACGTGTCCGGGGCGTCCGGTGCGACGGTCGCCCAGGTGCTCGGGCAGGCGGCGGAGCAGGTGGGCAGGGCCACCGGCACCACCGTGGT comes from Streptomyces sp. SCL15-4 and encodes:
- a CDS encoding DUF6274 family protein, with amino-acid sequence MTTSVRHETRALLRAHLAAATSYRHLTRHCPVCHHLLRLAMAAGPRGQAGEQEAAEGDGRRRA
- a CDS encoding Leu/Phe/Val dehydrogenase, producing MTDVTGAPADVLHTLFHSDQGGHEQVVLCQDRASGLKAVIAIHSSALGPALGGTRFYPYATEAEAVADALNLARGMSYKNAMAGLGHGGGKAVIIGDPERDKTEELLLAYGRMVASLGGRYVTACDVGTYVTDMDVVARECRWTTGRSPENGGAGDSSVLTSFGVYQGMRASAQHLWGDPSLRGRKVGIAGVGKVGHQLVRHLREEGAEVVITDVRPDAVRRILDQYPEGVTAVAGTEELIRVEGLDIYAPCALGGALNDLTVPLITAKVVCGAANNQLAHPGVEKDLADRGILYAPDYVVNAGGVIQVADELHGFDFDRCKAKASEIFDTTLAIFARAKEDGIPPAAAADRIAEQRMADARANSAAR
- the hrpA gene encoding ATP-dependent RNA helicase HrpA is translated as MSTHPAPALGTLAPRLTELTLRDAHRIGRRLEGARKIRKPEARAAVLAEIETEIDRAADRMAERRSRVPAVTYPEQLPVSQKKDAIADAIREHQVVIVAGETGSGKTTQIPKICMELGRGVRGMIGHTQPRRIAARTVAERVAEELRTPLGEAVGWKVRFTDQVDPEATFVKLMTDGILLAEIQTDRELRAYDTIIIDEAHERSLNIDFLLGYLAQLLPKRPDLKVVITSATIDPERFSRHFGDAPIIEVSGRTYPVEVRYRPLLEEDSDDADRDQITAITDAVEELMAEGPGDILVFLSGEREIRDTADALEKKKYRSTEVLPLYARLSHAEQHRVFQQHTGRRIVLATNVAETSLTVPGIKYVIDPGFARISRYSHRTKVQRLPIEPVSQASANQRKGRCGRTSDGICIRLYSEEDFLARPEFTDAEILRTNLASVILQMTAAGLGDIEKFPFIDPPDHRNIRDGVQLLQELGALDPDRKDPRKRLTDTGRKLAQLPVDPRLARMVLEADKNGCAREVMVIAAALSIQDPRERPADKQAQADQQHARFKDETSDFLAYLNLWRYIREQQKERGSSSFRRMCKQEYLNFLRIREWQDIYTQLRTVAKQMGIHLAEEDAPADRVHVSLLAGLLSHIGMKDVKDGNKNEYLGARSAKFAIFPGSALFKKQPRFLMSAELVETSRLWARVNARIEPEWVEPLAGHLLKRTYSEPHWEKDQAAVMAYEKVTLYGVPIVAQRKVNYGRIDPAVSRELFIRNALVEGDWRTHHKFFADNRRLLSEVEELEHRARRRDIVVDDETLFDFYDQRVPEHVVSGAHFDSWWKHKRHEQPDFLDFEREMLIRESAEAVTKSDYPDTWRQGNLKFRVTYQFEPGADADGVTVHIPLQVLNQVTDEGFDWQIPGLREEVVTELIRSLPKPIRRNYVPAPNYARAFLDKAVPLQEPLTVTMARELKRMVGVPFEADDFDWTKLPDHLKITFRIVDERRRKLAEDKDLEALKLRLKPKARKALSQAAAATASREGGESLERKGLTDWTIGALTRVFETRRAGQPVRAYPALVDDGDTVSVRLFDTEAEQAEAMWKGTRRLILRNIPVNPAKFASEKLTNQQKLALSANPHGSIQALFDDCAMAAADKLIADFGGPAWDEESYRKLYDKVRAEIVDTTVRTVAQVQQVLAAWQACERRLKAVRSPALLANLTDVRKQLDALVKPGFVTWAGIRRLPDLMRYLVAADRRLQQMPANVQRDTTRMEKVHEMQDEYAWLLEQLPQGRPVPQQVLDIRWMIEELRVSYFAHALGTAYPVSDKRIVKAIDAAVP
- the bldC gene encoding developmental transcriptional regulator BldC, which translates into the protein MTARTPDAEPLLTPAEVATMFRVDPKTVTRWAKAGKLTSIRTLGGHRRYREAEVRALLAGIPQQRSEA
- a CDS encoding DUF3073 domain-containing protein, which gives rise to MGRGRAKAKQTKVARQLKYNSGGTDLSRLAEELGASTSNQSPNGDRFEDDEHDDDLYARYADLYEDDDDEDDGPQQHRRGA
- the purM gene encoding phosphoribosylformylglycinamidine cyclo-ligase, with the translated sequence MSETTGASYAAAGVDIEAGDRAVELMKEWVKKTRRPEVLGGLGGFAGLFDASALKRYERPLLASATDGVGTKVDIARRMGVYDTIGHDLVAMVMDDIVVCGAEPLFMTDYICVGKVHPERVAAIVKGIAEGCVLAGCALVGGETAEHPGLLGEDDFDVAGAGTGVVEADRLLGADRIRTGDTVIAMASSGLHSNGYSLVRHVLLDRAGLALESEIAELGRSLGEELLEPTKIYSLDCLALTRTAEVHAFSHITGGGLAANLARVIPDGLHAVVDRSTWTPGAIFDLVGKTGSVERLELEKTLNMGVGMMAIVPQESAEVALTTLADRGVDAWVAGEITERGDKTTGAELIGDYA